A stretch of the Aegilops tauschii subsp. strangulata cultivar AL8/78 chromosome 4, Aet v6.0, whole genome shotgun sequence genome encodes the following:
- the LOC109780252 gene encoding uncharacterized protein has product MDDPQQAETAPPEDAPARPLLHSVRGVFLNYIGHWRPRFFARPSARPAGAPDYGDLDFLPDYSRGYNSILDHCNGLLLYGNAWLYCVVNTATRRWERLPRMDANNYVPYLVFDPALSHGYEVLLFRREPDKPKKFDLVEFLSLLDDMSGVEEDAENEDQDEPAVEPLPRQSIDDLHRLTEWPPSQWTLPVFSSATGEWRERSFVREGEAVKTMASMQQPMEWGPRWRYSVYWRGALYVHCRGAFVARLSLLDGKYRVFNTPIDFEESKHACPYLGKSEKGVYFATIHKYNNLLRVWNLGESSGPIDWVLKHTIELDESTLWAAARFYQHEINGPWILEDNNNDDVEEKMVPLKENIECNSDDDNVMSNQGGCEEQYSHIYFLGFHPYKEVIFLRLSFTGVAYHLNSSKVQYLGKLHPKDYCTAYSNGIYESFMYTPCMVGELSETPP; this is encoded by the exons ATGGATGATCCGCAGCAAGCAGAGACAGCTCCGCCGGAAGACGCGCCCGCGCGCCCCCTGCTGCACtcggtgcgcggcgtcttcctcAACTACATCGGGCACTGGCGGCCACGGTTCTTCGCCCGTCCGTCGGCGCGCCCCGCGGGCGCGCCCGACTACGGTGACCTCGACTTCCTCCCCGACTATAGCCGGGGTTACAACTCCATCCTGGATCACTGCAACGGCCTCCTGCTCTACGGCAACGCCTGGCTGTACTGCGTGGTGAACACCGCCACGAGGCGGTGGGAGCGTCTCCCGCGCATGGACGCCAACAACTACGTCCCGTATCTGGTCTTCGACCCCGCCCTGTCGCATGGCTACGAGGTGCTCCTGTTCCGCCGCGAGCCCGACAAGCCCAAGAAGTTCGACCTCGTTGAGTTTCTGTCTTTGCTGGATGACATGTCGGGTGTCGAGGAGGACGCAGAGAATGAGGACCAAGATGAGCCGGCTGTAGAACCTTTGCCAAGACAGTCCATCGATGACTTGCATCGTTTGACGGAATGGCCACCGTCACAATGGACGCTGCCTGTGTTCTCATCGGCTACTGGAGAGTGGCGGGAGAGGTCATTTGTCCGGGAAGGAGAGGCTGTCAAGACGATGGCCAGTATGCAACAACCGATGGAATGGGGCCCAAGATGGCGTTACAGTGTGTATTGGCGAGGCGCGCTTTACGTCCATTGTCGTGGTGCATTTGTTGCAAg GTTATCTTTATTAGATGGTAAATACCGGGTATTTAATACACCAATAGATTTTGAGGAAAGCAAACATGCATGTCCTTATCTTGGGAAGTCGGAAAAAGGGGTGTACTTTGCGACAATTCACAAGTACAACAACCTTCTTCGCGTTTGGAACCTCGGTGAATCAAGCGGTCCAATAGATTGGGTACTAAAGCATACCATCGAGCTTGATGAATCTACTTTGTGGGCCGCGGCGCGTTTCTACCAACACGAGATTAATGGACCTTGGATCTTAGAGGACAATAACAAtgatgatgtggaagaaaagATGGTGCCGCTAAAAGAAAATATTGAATGCAACTCCGATGATGATAATGTAATGAGTAACCAAGGTGGTTGTGAAGAACAGTATAGTCACATTTATTTCTTGGGTTTTCACCCGTACAAAGAGGTAATTTTCTTAAGGTTGTCATTTACAGGAGTGGCTTATCATTTGAATAGCTCAAAAGTCCAATACCTCGGAAAACTACACCCAAAAGATTACTGCACAGCGTATTCAAATGGCATATATGAATCATTTATGTACACTCCCTGCATGGTTGGGGAGCTTTCAGAGACTCCTCCATAA
- the LOC109780251 gene encoding uncharacterized protein: protein MQLWSLEGAEKAFGDFGCIDRLDSRTNERGHTKTFACWLWAWDAAHIPTERALWVLKRGAGRVDQILGFSPPEFNVPPPPNVHRYDLLIHVDRVEDWTPLSPRSSHSGQSGLPSSGEEDDHPLPWTIPGTWVEGVEDGQSKNRRGVTRVSSGGCSSFPILGDRRDHDNEGHGSHGGRSWRDTLLARGRTGKSKMPVSEAPRHRSRTPASRQRRSSRGRSVERASPPAPDASLLRATPPLSLQPRAPPPPPEEDPVAQFFSFSDSGRTLEPPPRTDCMQLEFENAMLEALSSPLDFNSDDATSPQMSPPTMLPTALLPNVMPCVTQPTTATIELQAMEAVTERVNHMKIQADSEALQLFSNIQPPVLTTPKQKRTSAPPKSRAVSVPSRRSARQAAASSTVPVSQRAALRLVKELGELGPGDKMTPEIAARLIKRFNEPLTDADIQTIAKLTNLDVNALKIAAAAHGPDGAAKAAE, encoded by the coding sequence ATGCAGCTTTGGAGCCTGGAGGGGGCGGAAAAGGCCTTCGGCGACTTCGGCTGCATCGACCGCCTCGACAGCCGCACCAACGAGCGCGGCCACACCAAGACGTTCGCGTGCTGGCTGTGGGCGTGGGACGCCGCGCACATCCCGACGGAGAGGGCGCTCTGGGTGCTCAAGCGCGGCGCAGGCCGCGTCGACCAGATCCTAGGCTTCTCCCCGCCGGAATTCAACGTGCCCCCGCCGCCGAATGTCCACCGCTACGACCTCCTCATCCACGTAGATAGGGTAGAGGACTGGACCCCGCTCTCGCCGCGATCTTCGCACTCCGGCCAGAGCGGGCTTCCGTCATCAGGAGAGGAAGACGACCACCCGTTGCCATGGACCATTCCGGGCACCTGGGTGGAGGGAGTCGAAGATGGCCAGTCCAAGAACAGGCGCGGTGTCACCCGCGTTTCCTCCGGGGGCTGCAGCAGCTTCCCGATCTTGGGAGACCGGCGTGACCACGACAATGAAGGCCATGGAAGTCATGGAGGCCGCTCCTGGCGCGACACGCTCCTGGCCCGTGGCAGGACCGGCAAGAGCAAGATGCCGGTCTCAGAGGCGCCACGGCACAGGAGCAGGACCCCTGCATCACGTCAGCGACGCTCCAGCCGGGGCCGCTCGGTTGAGCGTGCATCTCCACCGGCCCCTGACGCGTCTCTGCTCCGCGCGACCCCTCCGCTTTCGCTCCAGCCGcgcgctccgccaccaccacccgaAGAGGACCCAGTGGCGCAGTTCTTCTCCTTCTCGGACTCGGGACGCACGCTCGAGCCTCCCCCGCGCACCGACTGCATGCAGCTCGAGTTCGAGAATGCCATGCTGGAGGCTCTGTCCAGCCCGCTCGACTTCAACTCCGACGACGCTACATCTCCTCAGATGTCTCCTCCGACGATGCTGCCCACTGCTCTGCTCCCCAACGTCATGCCCTGCGTCACACAGCCCACGACTGCTACGATCGAGCTCCAGGCCATGGAGGCGGTCACGGAGAGAGTAAACCACATGAAGATTCAGGCGGATTCTGAGGCGCTGCAGCTCTTCAGCAACATTCAGCCCCCAGTGCTCACCACCCCGAAGCAGAAGCGCACGTCGGCTCCTCCCAAATCCAGGGCCGTTTCTGTTCCATCCAGGCGCAGTGCAAGACAAGCAGCGGCCAGCTCCACTGTCCCGGTGTCTCAGAGAGCGGCGCTTCGTCTTGTCAAGGAGCTCGGCGAGCTTGGTCCAGGCGACAAGATGACCCCGGAGATTGCGGCAAGGCTGATCAAGCGCTTCAACGAGCCGCTGACGGATGCAGACATTCAGACCATTGCAAAGCTGACAAACCTCGACGTCAACGCTCTGAAGATCGCAGCGGCAGCTCATGGCCCTGATGGTGCAGCCAAGGCGGCTGAGTAG